From one Caldithrix abyssi DSM 13497 genomic stretch:
- a CDS encoding NUDIX domain-containing protein produces MKVKILKKERLLDDFFKVDSAELIHEKFDGTLSPVVRRLNLERGQAVAVLIHLTDRDSLVLIRQFRYAVYEAGEDGWIDEIVAGVLDDESPEACARRECLEEAGYELERLEHMATIYVSPGITTERIHIFIGYTDSTKRINDGGGLDSENEDIQVVEWTREEAFKKLMNKEIEDGKTLLAVQHFFLNDLLKRRG; encoded by the coding sequence ATGAAAGTCAAAATTCTAAAAAAAGAACGCCTGCTCGATGACTTTTTTAAAGTGGACAGCGCCGAACTGATTCACGAAAAATTTGACGGAACGCTCTCGCCGGTCGTTCGCCGCTTAAACCTGGAGCGCGGCCAGGCCGTCGCCGTGCTGATTCATCTAACAGACCGCGACTCTCTGGTGCTCATTCGTCAATTCCGCTACGCCGTTTACGAGGCCGGGGAGGATGGCTGGATCGATGAAATTGTGGCCGGCGTGTTGGACGATGAATCGCCTGAAGCCTGCGCCCGCCGCGAATGTCTGGAAGAAGCAGGCTACGAGCTGGAACGCCTTGAACACATGGCCACCATTTACGTCAGTCCGGGCATTACCACCGAACGGATTCATATCTTCATCGGCTACACCGATTCCACAAAAAGGATCAATGACGGCGGCGGCCTGGACAGCGAAAACGAAGACATTCAAGTTGTTGAATGGACGAGAGAAGAAGCCTTTAAAAAATTGATGAACAAAGAGATTGAAGATGGCAAAACGCTGTTGGCTGTCCAGCATTTTTTTCTTAACGATCTGCTGAAACGGCGCGGCTAA
- a CDS encoding sigma-54-dependent transcriptional regulator, giving the protein MAFKVFLIDDDVVYLKSLKEFLEVNNFQAEISSNPRKAVATFQNKEFDCVLLDLKMPGLDGIQLLEKFLEIRTDVPIIMVSGEGTIPLAIKAIRMGAYDFIEKSDDPNRILITLSNAIEKRKLFLEKSVLKAQIDETYSIVGQSEAIQKILDKIEMVARSNAKVLITGESGTGKELVARAIHNNSLRAGKPFVKINCAAIPSMLLESELFGHKKGAFTGAHQDYKGKFLVADGGTLFLDEIGDMSPELQAKLLRVLENNEVEVIGNPLPIKVDVRLIAATNQNLPQLIRDGKFREDLFHRLNVIQVHIPPLRERPEDIPPLADHFIKMFAQTYNKPVRGISEQALQILKQNEWTGNIRELRNVIEKVIVLTDKEIIDAQEINEALGSAPTAQRLSFSNGKSLKKALEEYEKFYIEQTLKQHSWKILDSAKALDIDRTALFRKMRKFGIQKDDYVRS; this is encoded by the coding sequence ATGGCATTTAAAGTTTTCCTGATCGATGATGACGTGGTTTATTTAAAATCATTGAAAGAGTTTCTCGAAGTAAACAACTTTCAGGCTGAGATTTCTTCTAATCCGCGCAAGGCGGTTGCAACGTTTCAAAATAAGGAATTCGATTGCGTTTTACTCGATTTAAAAATGCCGGGATTGGATGGTATCCAATTACTGGAAAAATTTCTGGAAATCCGGACGGATGTTCCGATTATTATGGTTTCCGGAGAAGGAACCATTCCCCTGGCCATTAAAGCCATACGTATGGGCGCTTATGATTTTATTGAAAAATCAGATGATCCTAACCGTATTTTAATCACTTTAAGTAATGCTATCGAAAAACGAAAACTATTTCTGGAAAAATCCGTTTTAAAAGCTCAAATTGACGAAACCTATTCCATCGTCGGCCAAAGCGAAGCCATTCAGAAAATCTTAGATAAAATAGAGATGGTAGCCAGAAGCAACGCCAAAGTATTAATCACCGGCGAAAGCGGCACCGGCAAGGAATTAGTAGCCCGCGCCATTCATAACAATAGTTTGCGAGCCGGCAAACCGTTTGTTAAAATCAACTGCGCAGCCATCCCATCCATGCTTCTGGAAAGCGAACTGTTCGGACACAAAAAGGGGGCGTTTACCGGGGCGCATCAGGATTACAAAGGCAAATTTCTGGTTGCCGACGGAGGTACGCTCTTTTTAGATGAAATCGGAGATATGAGTCCGGAGCTGCAGGCCAAACTGTTAAGAGTATTAGAAAACAATGAGGTAGAGGTAATCGGTAACCCCTTACCAATCAAAGTGGATGTGCGATTGATTGCCGCTACCAACCAGAATCTTCCACAATTGATCCGCGATGGAAAATTTCGCGAAGACCTTTTCCATCGTTTAAACGTCATTCAGGTTCACATTCCCCCATTACGCGAGCGTCCGGAAGATATCCCGCCTCTTGCGGATCATTTTATCAAGATGTTTGCCCAAACCTATAACAAACCGGTTCGGGGAATTAGCGAACAGGCCTTGCAAATTTTAAAACAAAATGAGTGGACGGGAAATATCAGAGAATTGCGAAATGTTATTGAAAAGGTGATTGTTTTGACCGATAAAGAAATTATTGACGCGCAGGAAATTAACGAGGCTTTGGGCAGCGCGCCAACAGCCCAACGCCTTTCTTTCTCCAACGGCAAAAGCCTGAAAAAAGCGCTGGAAGAATACGAAAAGTTTTATATTGAACAAACATTAAAACAACATTCCTGGAAAATTCTGGATTCTGCCAAAGCCCTGGACATTGATCGAACGGCCCTGTTCAGAAAGATGCGTAAATTTGGCATCCAGAAAGATGACTACGTTCGTTCGTAG
- a CDS encoding PLP-dependent cysteine synthase family protein, which produces MTVMGKVHPNLLDAIGNTPLVKLNFVTQGLKANIFAKLEFMNPGGSIKDRIARYMIEKAEQSGRIKPGDTIIENSSGNTAIGLAMVAIQKGYKCKIVIRDTTSPEKIRMLQHLGAETILVDASLPPEDEKSYNHFAEHLAKRTPNAYYVDQHNNLDNNEAHYKTTGPEIWQQLSGKIDYLVCGIGTGGTLFGAGRYLKEKNPQIKLIGIDPQGSVFYHYFKHHKKVRPAPYRLEGLGDEFILKTVEFELLDDMLQVDDETAFDYSRRLAREEGIIAGGSSGANLYGALEIARKIDREVNIVTIFPDSGFRYLSSIFV; this is translated from the coding sequence ATGACTGTAATGGGAAAGGTGCATCCAAACCTGCTGGATGCCATTGGCAACACGCCTTTAGTAAAACTTAATTTTGTAACCCAAGGTTTAAAGGCCAACATCTTCGCCAAGCTGGAGTTCATGAATCCGGGCGGAAGCATTAAAGACCGCATTGCGCGCTACATGATCGAAAAAGCCGAACAGAGCGGGCGAATAAAACCGGGCGACACAATCATCGAGAACTCTTCCGGCAATACGGCCATCGGTCTGGCCATGGTGGCCATCCAGAAAGGCTACAAGTGTAAGATCGTCATTCGCGACACCACCAGTCCGGAAAAGATCCGCATGTTGCAGCATTTAGGAGCCGAAACGATTTTGGTGGACGCTTCTCTACCGCCGGAAGATGAAAAGTCCTACAACCATTTCGCCGAACATCTGGCAAAACGCACGCCCAACGCCTATTATGTGGATCAACACAACAATCTGGACAACAACGAAGCGCACTACAAAACCACCGGCCCGGAAATCTGGCAGCAGCTTTCAGGAAAGATCGATTACCTGGTTTGCGGCATTGGCACGGGCGGCACCTTGTTTGGCGCCGGTCGCTATCTAAAAGAAAAGAATCCGCAAATCAAATTAATCGGCATCGATCCGCAGGGTTCGGTTTTTTACCACTACTTCAAACACCATAAAAAGGTTCGGCCCGCTCCCTACCGTCTGGAAGGCCTGGGCGACGAATTTATCTTAAAAACCGTTGAATTCGAACTGCTGGACGACATGCTTCAGGTGGACGACGAAACGGCTTTTGACTACAGCCGACGCCTGGCGCGCGAAGAGGGCATAATCGCCGGCGGCTCCAGCGGCGCTAATTTATACGGCGCGCTGGAAATTGCCCGCAAGATCGATCGCGAAGTGAATATCGTTACCATCTTCCCCGATTCGGGCTTTCGCTATTTAAGTAGTATTTTTGTTTGA